Proteins from one Desulfonema limicola genomic window:
- a CDS encoding insulinase family protein, with protein MNTLEDHNNPGLKKGDIILDFKIIKSAQLKEINSFYYELEHIGTRAKYVHISNDDTENTFSVAFKTVPWDSTGVAHILEHTVLCGSQKFPVRDPFFSMIKRSLNTFMNAFTASDWTMYPFSTQNKKDFYNLLDVYLDAAFFPNIDLLSFKQEGHRLEFEGNKLVYKGVVYNEMKGAMSSPDQVLRRSILKALYPDNTYSNNSGGDPAVIPSLTHQQLVEFHKRHYHPSNSFFYTYGNMPLKDHLAFIQEKTLSRFQAIDPKTDVRSQPRWNKPETVIEFYPLAPNEDPGKKCQICTAWLTSDIKDSFEVLSLSLLEEILLGNSASPLRKALMDSGLGTALSDASGFSPDNRDTMFACGLKDVEESSGSEIEKIINNVLENLVKEGIDTRLIDAAIHQMEFQRKEVSNVPYPYGIKLLMVFCGTWFHGGDPLRVLEFDEDLHHLRDEMKKGRFFENLIQKYFLDNKHKVVFTLKPDQAMAQKEAAEFEIGLKAIAAELTDKEKEQINKDAKALKILQESSEDISILPTLELEDIPPMVKSVLPASMDTSLPAQWYEQPTSGIFYYTSVAGIGTLSASLMPLVPFFCYAFSKSGTRKHDYTEIARLLSTYTGGLGLSANVRTRYEDPGECLPFISFSGKCLNRNEEKMFEIISELLTGFNFADLPRLKTLLLEYRASMESMIVRNGHSYAISLASRNFSATRTLSEIWSGVHQLKTIKEITDNLDNKKLESIAQDMRNIGKHVFTQKNMKFALVGESPALFTAVAPLNSIISSLDSGKSNGFTAPDIKPGTELPREGWSTSSAVSFVAKAFEAVPMGHEDAPALSVISKILRSMYLHREIREKGGAYGGFAVYNKEDGLFCLGSYRDPHIAATLKIYDNSSDFIKSGEYNDEDVKEAILQVCSDIDKPDTPANAAKKAFFRDLMGLTDEARKKFKAQLLTLKREQIMTAAAKYFEPDRSKQAVAVISGEEQLKAANEKMKHSPLKLYQI; from the coding sequence ATGAATACACTGGAAGATCACAACAATCCAGGATTGAAAAAAGGTGATATTATCCTGGATTTTAAAATTATAAAATCAGCACAGCTTAAAGAGATTAACTCTTTTTACTATGAACTGGAACATATTGGCACCAGAGCCAAATATGTGCATATCAGCAATGATGATACTGAAAATACATTTAGCGTGGCTTTTAAAACAGTCCCCTGGGATTCAACAGGGGTTGCACATATTCTTGAACATACAGTACTTTGCGGATCACAAAAATTTCCTGTGCGTGATCCTTTTTTTTCCATGATAAAACGAAGTCTTAATACATTTATGAATGCTTTTACAGCATCAGACTGGACCATGTATCCGTTTTCAACCCAGAATAAAAAAGATTTTTACAATCTTCTGGATGTATATCTGGATGCAGCTTTTTTCCCAAATATAGACCTTTTAAGTTTTAAGCAGGAAGGCCACAGGCTGGAGTTTGAAGGGAATAAACTTGTTTACAAGGGTGTGGTTTATAATGAAATGAAAGGAGCCATGTCATCACCTGACCAGGTGTTAAGACGCTCTATTCTCAAGGCCCTTTATCCTGATAATACATACTCCAATAATTCAGGAGGAGACCCTGCTGTTATTCCCTCCTTAACCCATCAGCAGCTTGTCGAATTTCATAAACGCCATTATCATCCCAGTAATTCATTTTTTTATACTTATGGCAATATGCCCTTAAAAGATCACCTGGCCTTTATTCAGGAAAAAACCCTGAGCCGTTTTCAAGCTATTGATCCAAAAACCGATGTGAGGTCTCAGCCCAGATGGAATAAACCTGAAACAGTTATTGAGTTTTATCCTCTTGCTCCTAATGAAGACCCGGGGAAAAAATGCCAGATTTGCACTGCATGGCTTACATCTGATATTAAAGATTCTTTTGAGGTTTTAAGCTTGTCTCTTTTGGAAGAGATTCTTCTTGGTAATTCTGCATCACCTTTGCGCAAAGCATTGATGGATTCAGGTCTTGGTACCGCCTTGTCAGATGCCTCTGGTTTCAGCCCTGACAACCGGGATACAATGTTTGCCTGTGGATTAAAAGATGTGGAAGAATCATCAGGCAGTGAGATTGAAAAAATTATTAATAATGTATTGGAAAATCTTGTAAAAGAAGGCATTGATACCAGACTTATTGATGCTGCCATCCATCAGATGGAGTTTCAGCGTAAAGAAGTAAGCAATGTTCCTTATCCCTATGGCATTAAACTTCTTATGGTATTTTGCGGAACCTGGTTTCACGGCGGCGATCCTTTAAGGGTTCTTGAGTTTGATGAAGACCTGCATCACCTAAGGGATGAAATGAAAAAAGGAAGATTTTTTGAAAATCTTATCCAAAAATACTTTCTGGATAACAAACATAAGGTTGTTTTTACACTTAAACCAGACCAGGCTATGGCACAAAAAGAGGCTGCAGAGTTTGAAATCGGGCTTAAAGCAATTGCAGCAGAACTTACAGATAAGGAAAAAGAACAGATTAATAAAGATGCAAAAGCACTGAAGATACTCCAGGAAAGCTCTGAAGATATTTCCATACTCCCAACCCTGGAACTTGAAGATATTCCGCCTATGGTAAAAAGCGTTTTACCTGCCAGCATGGATACCTCTCTGCCTGCACAATGGTATGAACAGCCAACCTCCGGAATTTTTTATTATACCTCGGTAGCAGGTATAGGCACTCTTTCTGCTTCTCTTATGCCCCTGGTACCGTTTTTTTGTTATGCTTTTTCCAAATCTGGCACCAGGAAACATGATTATACTGAAATAGCAAGGCTTTTATCTACATATACAGGGGGACTGGGGCTTTCAGCCAATGTAAGAACCAGGTATGAAGACCCGGGCGAATGCCTGCCTTTTATCTCTTTTAGCGGAAAATGTCTTAACCGTAATGAAGAAAAGATGTTTGAGATTATTTCAGAACTTTTAACAGGGTTTAATTTTGCAGATTTACCACGTCTCAAAACCCTTTTGCTTGAATACAGGGCTTCAATGGAATCCATGATTGTCCGTAATGGTCACAGTTATGCTATTTCCCTGGCATCAAGAAATTTTTCAGCTACCCGCACTCTCAGCGAAATCTGGAGCGGTGTACATCAGCTTAAAACTATTAAAGAGATTACCGATAATCTTGATAATAAAAAACTGGAATCCATTGCCCAGGATATGCGGAACATAGGAAAACATGTTTTTACCCAGAAAAATATGAAGTTTGCCCTGGTCGGCGAATCTCCTGCGCTTTTTACTGCTGTTGCTCCTTTAAACTCTATTATAAGCAGTCTGGACTCAGGGAAATCAAATGGTTTTACTGCCCCGGATATAAAACCAGGGACTGAACTTCCCAGAGAAGGCTGGAGTACATCTTCAGCAGTATCTTTTGTAGCAAAAGCCTTTGAAGCTGTCCCAATGGGACATGAGGATGCACCTGCATTATCAGTTATCAGCAAGATCCTCCGCTCCATGTATCTTCACAGGGAAATCAGGGAAAAAGGCGGGGCTTACGGCGGTTTTGCAGTGTATAACAAGGAAGACGGCCTGTTCTGCTTAGGCTCTTACAGGGACCCTCATATTGCAGCTACCCTCAAGATTTATGACAATTCATCAGATTTTATTAAATCAGGTGAATATAATGATGAAGATGTTAAAGAAGCCATTCTTCAAGTCTGTTCAGATATAGACAAACCTGACACCCCTGCCAATGCTGCAAAAAAAGCATTTTTCCGTGATCTTATGGGCCTGACTGATGAAGCCAGAAAAAAATTTAAAGCACAGCTCTTGACTTTAAAACGCGAACAGATAATGACTGCTGCTGCAAAATATTTTGAACCAGACAGAAGCAAACAGGCAGTTGCAGTTATCTCGGGAGAAGAGCAGTTAAAAGCAGCCAATGAGAAAATGAAGCACAGTCCATTGAAACTTTATCAAATTTAA
- a CDS encoding DUF3786 domain-containing protein, whose product MAKPKNVMEIFKYLDKSNCRECGSKTCLAFAGAVFQGQKEIEQCPRLDPEIIKLFSRESDNNNDMQNRDEYLEILKNEIKNSDITSRAELLGGRVSDNRLVIRVLGKEFFISQDGTLFTDIHINPWVVSPLLNYVLYSKGLPVSGNWVSFRELKNGQERYPLFQKRCEQAMKRIADIYTDLFEDIIHLFSGTQVEEQFESDVSVVLHPLPKIPIMLCYWLPDDGLESDLNIFFDKTAEENLDIGSLFTLGAGLTQMFEKLALRHGFSVPAQ is encoded by the coding sequence ATGGCTAAACCTAAAAATGTTATGGAAATTTTTAAATATCTTGATAAATCAAACTGCCGTGAATGCGGGAGCAAGACCTGCCTTGCATTTGCCGGAGCAGTTTTTCAAGGTCAGAAAGAAATTGAGCAATGTCCCAGGCTTGATCCTGAAATAATTAAATTATTTTCCAGGGAATCTGACAATAATAATGATATGCAAAACAGGGATGAATATCTTGAAATTCTGAAAAATGAAATAAAAAATTCAGATATTACTTCAAGAGCTGAATTGCTCGGGGGCCGTGTTTCAGATAACAGGCTTGTAATAAGGGTACTTGGAAAAGAATTTTTTATCAGCCAGGACGGCACCCTTTTTACAGATATTCATATAAATCCCTGGGTGGTTTCACCTCTTTTAAACTATGTGCTTTACAGTAAAGGGCTGCCAGTATCAGGAAACTGGGTTTCATTCAGGGAATTGAAAAACGGCCAGGAACGATACCCGCTTTTTCAAAAACGATGTGAACAGGCAATGAAACGAATAGCTGATATATATACAGATCTTTTTGAAGATATAATTCATCTTTTCAGCGGAACCCAGGTAGAAGAACAATTTGAGTCTGATGTATCTGTTGTTTTACATCCTCTGCCTAAAATACCGATAATGCTATGTTACTGGCTGCCTGATGACGGACTTGAATCTGATTTAAATATATTTTTTGATAAAACAGCAGAGGAAAATCTTGACATAGGCTCTTTATTTACTCTGGGAGCAGGGCTGACTCAAATGTTTGAAAAACTGGCTTTAAGACATGGATTTTCTGTTCCTGCGCAATAA
- a CDS encoding substrate-binding periplasmic protein, with the protein MCINKKISIPVIAAILLFPLYVFAETLVFGVFENIPPFQYQENAQFKGIDIDIANELSRQLNVKIEFKELPWARMKKYAEEGSIDAILSMFCMDKYLNIVDYAESPIKSVISVFALKESNINVKNLDDLKGKKIGVIRGYTYSSEFSNYKDLRKIECNNDGEVLKRLNEGRIDVAVAESIPFHFLAKKQGIDDKLNELYTISENKLCIGFSKKALGPESKVWADKTVKIFDELIENGFIQNVMDKNLK; encoded by the coding sequence ATGTGCATTAATAAAAAAATATCCATTCCGGTCATAGCTGCAATTTTACTGTTTCCATTGTATGTTTTTGCTGAAACCCTTGTTTTCGGGGTTTTTGAAAATATTCCACCATTTCAATATCAGGAAAATGCTCAATTTAAGGGGATTGATATAGATATTGCAAATGAACTATCCAGGCAGCTTAATGTTAAAATAGAATTTAAGGAACTTCCATGGGCAAGAATGAAAAAATATGCTGAAGAAGGCAGTATTGACGCTATTCTTTCCATGTTCTGTATGGACAAATATCTTAATATTGTAGATTATGCTGAATCACCAATTAAATCAGTAATTTCTGTATTTGCTTTAAAAGAAAGCAATATCAATGTAAAAAATCTGGATGATCTGAAAGGTAAAAAAATAGGAGTAATTCGCGGTTATACTTATTCTTCCGAGTTCAGCAATTATAAGGATCTGCGTAAAATAGAATGCAACAATGACGGGGAGGTACTGAAAAGATTAAATGAAGGACGTATTGATGTGGCAGTTGCAGAGAGCATACCTTTCCATTTTCTTGCAAAAAAACAGGGAATTGATGACAAATTAAATGAATTATACACTATTTCAGAAAATAAATTGTGCATAGGATTTTCCAAAAAAGCACTTGGACCTGAAAGTAAGGTATGGGCTGATAAAACAGTTAAGATTTTTGATGAGTTGATTGAAAATGGTTTTATTCAGAATGTTATGGATAAAAATTTGAAATAA
- the thiC gene encoding phosphomethylpyrimidine synthase ThiC — MTTLIDQLKQGDIPAFIDKIANDEGISPQTMIDDIIKGCVVICRNNRHDFNPIAIGRGTRVKINANLGTSPSQCDFTNEINKVKAAIESGAHTIMDLSIAGDISSFRQTLAHEFDITLGTVPLYEAMAVAGSPEKLNIEIFLEIMEKQALEKVDFMTIHSGLLQKHIPFTEKRVLGVVSRGGSVMVQWMQCHQKESFLYEHFDKILSIARKYDITLSLGDGLRPGCTADANDTAQFGELETIGELVQWCRAENVQVMVEGPGHVPLHMIEENIKKQKHICSGAPFYVLGPLVMDYAAGYDHIAGAIGGAVAAYFGADFLCYVTPAEHLRLPSIDDVREGVTASRIAASAADLARGNPVEIKRNLDMSKARHEFDWKTQEQLSIDSKKFGKYLEKVETDKNQNHACSMCGEWCAIKRLKS, encoded by the coding sequence ATGACAACATTAATAGATCAGCTTAAACAAGGAGACATCCCTGCTTTTATAGATAAAATTGCAAATGATGAAGGTATTAGTCCTCAGACAATGATAGATGATATTATTAAAGGCTGTGTGGTAATATGCCGGAATAACAGGCATGATTTCAATCCCATTGCCATTGGCAGAGGAACCCGTGTTAAAATAAACGCCAATTTAGGAACATCCCCAAGTCAATGCGATTTTACAAATGAAATCAATAAAGTAAAAGCAGCCATTGAAAGCGGGGCACATACAATAATGGATCTGTCTATTGCTGGAGATATAAGCAGTTTCAGGCAGACTTTGGCCCATGAATTTGATATTACTCTGGGCACAGTACCCTTATACGAGGCAATGGCAGTGGCAGGAAGTCCTGAAAAATTGAATATTGAAATTTTCCTGGAGATTATGGAAAAGCAGGCCCTTGAAAAGGTTGATTTTATGACCATCCATTCGGGATTACTGCAAAAACATATTCCTTTTACTGAAAAAAGGGTGCTGGGAGTGGTAAGCAGGGGCGGTTCTGTTATGGTTCAATGGATGCAGTGCCATCAAAAAGAAAGTTTTCTATATGAACATTTTGATAAAATATTGTCCATAGCCAGAAAATACGATATTACCCTGTCTCTGGGAGACGGCCTGCGCCCTGGATGTACTGCTGATGCCAATGACACTGCCCAGTTCGGAGAACTGGAAACCATTGGAGAACTGGTACAATGGTGCAGGGCTGAAAATGTCCAGGTTATGGTAGAAGGCCCGGGACATGTACCTTTGCATATGATTGAGGAAAATATAAAAAAACAAAAACATATCTGCTCAGGAGCGCCTTTTTATGTTCTCGGGCCTCTTGTTATGGATTATGCAGCAGGATACGATCATATTGCCGGGGCAATAGGAGGAGCTGTTGCAGCATATTTTGGTGCTGATTTTCTCTGCTATGTTACACCGGCAGAACACCTGCGCCTGCCTTCCATAGATGATGTTCGGGAAGGTGTAACAGCTTCCAGGATTGCAGCCTCTGCTGCTGATCTTGCACGGGGAAATCCTGTTGAAATTAAAAGAAACCTGGATATGTCAAAAGCCAGGCATGAATTTGACTGGAAAACCCAGGAACAGCTATCAATTGACAGTAAAAAATTTGGCAAATACCTTGAAAAGGTTGAAACAGACAAAAATCAAAATCACGCCTGCTCCATGTGCGGGGAGTGGTGTGCTATCAAACGACTAAAATCATGA
- a CDS encoding radical SAM protein, whose protein sequence is MVSKKLNKEYQGFEQGPIRPPSEADSLLIRVTRNCPWNFCTFCPVYKGRKFSLRPKEHVILDIKMVHKYVKMLKQRIGSQGTIAPMVVQDVSNMVLPSEADAFYAALHWFAGGLESVFIQDANSLIIKPDDLIEILTCLRKCFPWIKRITSYARSHTIARISDQDLASIKNAGLNRIHIGLESGSDQVLKIVRKGSDKAMHIKAGQKVKKAGMELSEYVMPGLGGQALSEIHAIETADALNQINPDFIRLRTLAIPNRIPLYKDYQSGAFEKCSDLMTAKEIRLFIHKLDGITSTIKSDHILNLFQEIEGKLPQDKPKLLNILDSFLNMNPEKQCIYQAGRRLGIFHSMEDMDSPQKRKKAEIICKENNINTETVDRVIEDTMKRFI, encoded by the coding sequence ATGGTGAGTAAAAAATTAAACAAAGAATATCAAGGGTTTGAACAAGGACCTATCCGTCCTCCAAGTGAAGCAGACAGTCTTTTAATAAGGGTTACAAGAAATTGTCCCTGGAATTTCTGCACCTTCTGTCCTGTTTATAAAGGCAGAAAATTTTCTCTAAGACCAAAGGAACATGTTATCTTAGATATAAAAATGGTGCATAAATACGTTAAAATGCTTAAACAGAGAATTGGCAGTCAAGGTACTATTGCTCCAATGGTTGTTCAGGATGTTTCCAATATGGTGCTTCCCAGTGAAGCTGATGCATTTTATGCGGCACTGCACTGGTTTGCCGGAGGCCTGGAATCTGTATTTATTCAGGATGCAAACAGCCTGATTATAAAGCCTGATGATTTAATTGAGATTTTAACCTGTCTGCGCAAATGTTTTCCCTGGATTAAACGCATAACATCCTATGCCAGGTCTCATACCATTGCCCGTATCAGTGATCAGGATCTGGCATCAATTAAAAATGCAGGATTAAACCGGATTCATATAGGGCTTGAATCAGGTTCTGATCAAGTCTTGAAAATAGTAAGAAAAGGCTCTGATAAAGCCATGCACATTAAAGCCGGGCAAAAGGTAAAAAAAGCAGGTATGGAATTATCTGAATATGTAATGCCGGGACTGGGAGGGCAGGCGCTTTCTGAGATTCATGCAATTGAAACTGCTGATGCCTTAAACCAGATTAATCCTGATTTTATCAGGCTGCGCACCCTTGCCATACCAAACCGTATTCCTCTTTATAAAGATTACCAGTCTGGAGCTTTTGAAAAATGCAGTGATCTGATGACAGCAAAAGAAATCAGGTTATTTATTCATAAACTGGATGGAATAACCAGCACAATCAAAAGCGATCATATCCTGAACCTGTTTCAGGAAATTGAAGGAAAACTGCCCCAGGATAAACCAAAGCTGCTCAATATCCTGGATTCATTTTTAAATATGAATCCTGAAAAACAATGTATTTACCAGGCAGGCCGGAGACTGGGGATTTTTCACAGTATGGAAGATATGGATTCGCCACAAAAGCGGAAAAAAGCGGAAATTATCTGCAAGGAAAATAATATAAATACTGAAACTGTTGACAGGGTTATTGAAGATACTATGAAAAGGTTTATTTAA
- the thiD gene encoding bifunctional hydroxymethylpyrimidine kinase/phosphomethylpyrimidine kinase, with protein sequence MIKTALSIAGSDPSGGAGIQADIKTFQAHQVFGMSVITGVSVQNTQKVFDIQKIKPRIVHDQITCLFDDININAIKIGMIPGIPVLEAIVSALENYDLPHVVYDPVIMSSSGYSFLDYDSLKEMKNKLFPFVSILTPNIHEAEILTGKKINSLKQMKDAARIIKGFGLETIVVKGGHMGTGEAVDIFYNGTDMIELKSPRVKTGNNHGTGCTFSSAIAANLALGRDFYNSIKRAKTYISKALEKSLNIGKGSGPVCHF encoded by the coding sequence ATGATAAAAACAGCTCTTTCCATTGCAGGTTCTGATCCGTCAGGCGGGGCTGGGATTCAAGCAGATATAAAAACCTTTCAGGCTCACCAGGTTTTTGGCATGAGTGTTATTACAGGTGTAAGTGTTCAAAATACTCAAAAGGTTTTTGATATTCAGAAAATAAAGCCCCGGATAGTCCATGACCAGATAACATGCCTTTTTGACGATATTAACATTAATGCAATTAAAATCGGCATGATACCTGGAATTCCAGTTCTTGAAGCCATTGTCAGCGCTCTGGAAAATTATGATCTTCCCCATGTGGTTTATGATCCTGTAATCATGTCCTCAAGCGGTTATAGTTTTCTTGATTATGATTCACTAAAAGAAATGAAAAACAAGCTTTTCCCTTTTGTCAGTATTCTGACTCCCAATATTCATGAAGCTGAGATACTTACAGGTAAAAAAATTAATTCCTTAAAACAAATGAAAGATGCAGCCCGGATCATCAAGGGATTTGGGCTTGAAACAATAGTGGTTAAAGGAGGTCATATGGGAACAGGCGAAGCTGTTGATATCTTTTACAATGGTACTGACATGATTGAATTAAAAAGCCCGCGGGTAAAAACAGGAAATAATCATGGAACGGGCTGCACCTTTTCTTCTGCCATTGCTGCAAATCTGGCTCTGGGCAGGGATTTTTACAATTCAATAAAAAGAGCAAAAACTTATATTTCAAAAGCTCTTGAAAAATCCTTAAATATAGGAAAAGGATCAGGCCCTGTCTGTCATTTTTAA
- the glnE gene encoding bifunctional [glutamate--ammonia ligase]-adenylyl-L-tyrosine phosphorylase/[glutamate--ammonia-ligase] adenylyltransferase, translating to MLGRVFVFSDFAAKSCIRNPGLICNLIITNDLLRSYSQDDYINIIKNHLENIKDENQLSSVLRQIRMREMLRIACRDLGGLADLEETMADLSGFADACIEGALFLLYQWHCEKWGIPLGSDSSMQSLVVLGMGKLGARELNFSSDIDLIFVYPEPGKTHGGLKSITNDDFFIRLGRRLIHVLGAKTYEGIVFRVDMNLRPFGESGPLAMSFDAAEAYYHEQGREWERYAWIKARVAAGDRQAGKKFLNNLKPFIYRRYLDYGIFESLRNMKRKISLEVRRKGMENNIKLGPGGIREVEFFGQIFQLLRGGVLPMLQERRIKKVLNILAHEDLITHSVCNELLDAYNFLRNTEHRLQEYADAQTHELPRDNYGGERLAASLGFSAWHEFKEKLQYHTNIVHKHFSSLLKTEETGDEESSFLQSLVNVWSQPCDDIDNQDILKAAGYDNPKEILTLLQNLRLELKSGSLSREGHDRIHRLMPMILSKAGRSERPDVALDRIINLVKAIRQRTSYVSLFLENPYALEHLVNLADTSAWILNFLIKHPVLLDELLDPRTLYTPPERPLMEQEIRRKLRRINPDDLEYQMDELRIFKQVNILHVAAADISDSMPLMKVSDYLSDIAEIVLNQTLEISWNHLVKKHGLPACDFDAECGDRGFAVIAYGKLGGLELGYNSDLDMVFLHSGTSGYTKGERPVDNTTFFARLGQRVLHILSSYTATGKLYDPDMRLRPSGSSGILVSHVEAFRDYQLNQAWTWEKQALVRARPIAGDQGLQIRFQEIRRQILAQPRDKDELRKQILDMRNKMKQSLFMPEPGIFDLKQGRGGIVDIEFLVQYLVLLHAHNYPELLEWTDNVRLIKTLADTGIIDDITAYLLRKAYLIYRAAGHKQSLKEKHGKVKKEQFSELRKKVIDIWEQFI from the coding sequence ATGCTCGGCCGGGTTTTTGTTTTCAGTGATTTTGCAGCAAAATCCTGTATCCGCAATCCTGGGCTGATTTGCAATCTTATCATCACAAATGATCTTTTACGTTCATATTCGCAGGATGATTATATTAATATTATTAAAAATCATCTTGAAAACATAAAAGATGAAAACCAGCTTTCAAGTGTTCTCAGGCAGATTCGTATGCGTGAGATGCTAAGAATCGCCTGCCGTGATCTTGGAGGGCTGGCTGATCTTGAAGAAACAATGGCTGATCTTTCAGGTTTTGCAGATGCCTGTATTGAAGGGGCTTTATTTCTTTTGTATCAATGGCATTGTGAAAAATGGGGCATTCCCCTGGGGTCTGATTCCTCCATGCAGTCTCTTGTGGTTTTGGGTATGGGAAAGCTGGGGGCACGTGAACTTAATTTTTCTTCTGATATTGATCTGATCTTTGTTTATCCTGAACCTGGAAAAACTCATGGGGGGCTGAAATCAATAACCAACGATGATTTCTTTATCCGTCTGGGCAGACGGCTTATTCATGTTCTGGGAGCAAAAACTTATGAAGGTATTGTATTCAGGGTTGACATGAATCTTCGCCCCTTTGGGGAAAGCGGTCCCCTGGCAATGAGCTTTGATGCAGCAGAAGCCTATTACCATGAGCAGGGAAGGGAATGGGAGCGCTATGCCTGGATCAAAGCCAGGGTTGCAGCTGGAGACAGGCAGGCAGGTAAAAAGTTTTTAAATAATCTAAAACCATTTATATACAGGCGCTATCTTGATTACGGGATATTTGAATCCCTGAGAAACATGAAACGGAAAATATCCCTGGAAGTCCGGCGCAAAGGTATGGAAAATAATATTAAGCTGGGCCCTGGCGGGATCAGGGAGGTTGAATTTTTTGGACAGATTTTTCAGCTTCTCAGGGGCGGGGTTCTGCCCATGCTTCAAGAACGCCGTATTAAAAAAGTACTCAATATTCTTGCACATGAAGATTTAATTACACATTCTGTATGTAATGAACTTCTGGATGCCTATAATTTTCTGCGCAATACAGAACACCGGCTTCAGGAATATGCCGATGCACAAACCCATGAACTTCCCAGGGATAACTATGGAGGTGAAAGACTGGCAGCTTCGCTTGGGTTTTCAGCCTGGCATGAATTTAAAGAAAAGCTTCAATATCATACCAATATTGTACACAAACACTTCAGCAGCCTTTTAAAAACAGAAGAAACCGGGGATGAAGAGAGCAGTTTTTTGCAGTCCCTGGTAAATGTATGGAGCCAGCCTTGTGATGATATTGACAACCAGGATATACTAAAGGCAGCAGGTTATGATAATCCAAAGGAAATATTAACCCTGCTCCAGAATCTGCGCCTGGAACTCAAATCAGGGAGCTTGAGCAGGGAAGGTCATGACCGTATTCACCGGCTTATGCCCATGATACTTTCAAAAGCAGGCCGGTCTGAAAGACCAGACGTTGCCCTTGACCGGATAATCAATCTTGTAAAGGCAATCAGGCAGCGGACTTCCTATGTTTCCCTGTTTTTGGAAAATCCCTATGCCCTGGAACACCTGGTAAACCTGGCAGATACAAGTGCCTGGATTCTTAATTTCCTTATAAAACATCCTGTTTTACTGGATGAACTCCTTGATCCCAGAACTCTTTACACCCCGCCTGAACGTCCTTTGATGGAACAGGAAATCAGGAGAAAACTAAGAAGGATTAATCCTGATGATCTTGAATATCAGATGGATGAATTGCGGATATTCAAACAGGTTAATATCCTGCATGTAGCTGCTGCTGATATAAGTGATTCCATGCCTCTTATGAAAGTCAGCGACTATCTTTCAGATATAGCAGAAATCGTATTAAATCAAACCCTTGAAATTTCATGGAACCATCTTGTAAAAAAACACGGTCTGCCAGCCTGTGATTTTGATGCAGAATGCGGGGACAGAGGATTTGCAGTTATTGCCTACGGCAAGCTGGGAGGTCTTGAACTGGGCTATAACTCTGATCTTGATATGGTGTTTCTCCATTCAGGAACATCAGGATATACTAAAGGGGAGCGGCCTGTTGACAATACTACTTTTTTTGCCCGTCTTGGACAGAGGGTGCTTCACATTCTTTCATCATACACAGCAACAGGTAAATTATATGATCCAGATATGCGGCTTAGACCCAGCGGAAGTTCCGGCATCCTGGTAAGCCATGTAGAAGCATTCAGGGATTATCAGTTAAATCAAGCCTGGACATGGGAAAAGCAGGCCCTGGTACGAGCCAGACCTATTGCAGGAGATCAGGGGCTGCAAATCCGCTTTCAAGAGATACGAAGACAAATCCTGGCACAGCCCAGGGATAAAGATGAACTCAGAAAACAAATTCTTGATATGCGCAATAAAATGAAGCAGTCCCTGTTTATGCCTGAACCTGGAATATTTGATCTTAAACAGGGCAGGGGCGGTATTGTGGATATTGAATTCCTGGTGCAGTATCTTGTACTTCTTCATGCTCATAATTATCCTGAACTTCTGGAATGGACTGACAATGTAAGATTAATCAAGACCCTTGCCGACACAGGTATTATAGATGATATAACAGCTTATTTACTTAGAAAAGCATATCTCATATACAGAGCAGCAGGACATAAACAAAGCCTGAAGGAAAAACACGGCAAAGTAAAAAAAGAACAATTTTCTGAACTGAGAAAAAAGGTGATAGATATATGGGAACAGTTTATATGA